CAGCCCcattatctgtgtgaccttgaacatgtGCCCATCCTTGCTCATCTAAAATAGGGATGATAGTAATTTCCTTACAGGGCTGagagaggaataaatgagataatgtgtgtaaagagcccagcacagagtaagtgttcaataaatattcagatttattattttgaaaattatttcagttcCTGTACATCTTCtagttaaaaaatattgaatagttAATGGTACAATATTTTAAGGTCTTtgcacaaagagaaagaaaccaccCACAATCTTCCTCTCCAGCACATCTCTTCATGTTTACATACTGTTTCCATGTGGTTAGAATGTGGGGTGCATGGGGGGCGGGGGCGAGTTTGTTAAGGTCTGTGAGAGTGATCCTGCACCTGGTCAGACTCACCCTTGCTAGGCAGTGGGTCCAGCTGAGGTtctgggtgggaggaggtggctTGGGATCTCAGTCAGGTTTTGAGCTGGTTTGGGACTGATTGGAAAAGGGTTAGACCTGGACCTCAGGCCCTTTGGGGAAAGGGTTGGCACTCTATATCCTGGGCCAGGTGAAGAGGTAAACATAGGCCAGAGGTAAGCAGAGGGCCTGGAGTGGTCTTCAGGATGACTGCTGGAGATCCCGAATGGAGCATTTGCTCCCTAATGGAACTGTCAGGGGAGAGCAGGAAGATCATGACTGTTAGCGACGTGGGGATATGGAGGGACAGGGAGGAACAAGTGACAGCGTTCGCTTGTCAACATTAACTGGCTGATTGAGAGGGAGTGCTCAAACTCCCTTGGAGCTCATGGGAGCATGCTGGTGGAACTCAGCCATCTGATGGAGGAACCCAACCTCTCCCATCCCAGCAACTGCTAAAGACTGAGTGTGTGAGTCCTCGTGTGAACACGAGGACTTGGTCTGCCCAGAGAGCCACAAGCCTTCCTTCTGGTTCAGCCATTGTGCATATCTGTGGGGTTCCCCTGGATGCGGGCCCAGAGACTTATCTCCTCCTCTGGCCCCTCTGGGCAGCAAAGTTACCATGGTTACGGGTACAGATTGTGCTAGAGACCTTCTGGAGGGAGAGTAAGCCAGAATCTTACAGGCTTACCCTATAGTCACTGTGTCGTCAGCCCGAGGAGGTGGAAGAGCTCTGGTTTCACGGTCAGACAGATGTGGGTTGTGGTCCTGGCCCTGTCCCCctctagctgtgtgtccttgggcaagctGCATAGCCCTTCTGAGCCTGCAAAATGGGACTaggctgtgccaggcactaggctaAGCACTTTTTTTGTATTAACTCACTGAAGCTCCATAATAGCCTTTTGAGGCTGAactatttcccccattttacagatgtggaaatgtAGGTACAGGGAGGATAAATCACTTGCCCCAGGTCACGTAAGTTCCTGGCACCTGGAGGGTGCTCAGTAGGGTCCAATCCCACTCTCCCTAGTTATTTCACAATTCTAGAATGCCAGAGTAGGACTGGACCTTAGGAGTATCTTGTTTAACCTGTTACACAAGTGGAGAGGCTGAGGCCCTGAGCAGAAGATAAATTTCCCACAATGAACTTAACCTATTGAGGTCAAGTTGGAAGTAGAACCAGGTCCCGTCATTCCAAACCCGGGTGTTCCCCTTTCCTCCAGGACTCCCCCATTCTGTCAGACTCTCCTGGAAAGGAATGATTGTGAGGAGGCAGGACCAGGGAGAGAGGGGCTGGCCATGGGGAactccttggcttgtggtagGAAGGGGAGGGCACCTGCTTGGCGAGGGGTGAGCCTTCTGGGTGGGAAGTGACAGCCAGTGGCCGCCCCGTAAAGGGATGACTTCCTTTGTGTTCTCCCACTGTGGCTTCAGGAGTATCTGAAGGGCCTGTGCAGCCCGGAGCTATGGAAGGAGGTTCGCTATCCGCCTGCCCTGCACTGTGCCTTCCTTGGGGCCCAGGGCCTCTTCCTCGACTGCCTCTGCTGGAGCACCCTGGCCTACCTGGTGCCTGGCCCCCCTGGCTCCCTGATGGTGGGCGGGCTGACTGAGTCTTTCATCATGACCCAGAACTGGCTGGAGGAGCTGGTGGGGCGGCTGCGCTGGGGCCCTGCCCCTCTGCTCACCCCCCGGGGGATCTGGGAGGCCGAGGTAACCCGGGCCTTTGGGGCTTTGGTCTGGATCCGTGGTGATCAGTATGCAGGGGACCTGCTGCAGCTGCCCCCAGCGGTccaggagctgctgctgagcctgGTGCGGGACGCTGCGGGCAAGGAGGACATCATTGAGTGGCTCAGCCGCATCGGCACCTCCAGCGCCCGCTCTGACCCGGAGGTCATGATCTGCCCTCCCCACCAGCGGAAGGAAGGTCCGGCCATGATGTCCGTGGGAGATAGTCCTGGGCCCCTCCTGGAGATGAGGGCCCTCCAGAATGGGAGCACAGAAAATTCAAAGAGATTAACCAGCCTGGGAGCCCCCCCAGGCCAGAATGCACAGCAGGAGACAGCAAACCAGCTGGTACGGTAAGTTCTGGACAATCAGTCTAgcttctctgcccccacccctgctcccccaccccgaGGAAGGTGTTTGGAACCTAACTGACCACCTCACCTTTCCAACAAACTTGGTCTTCCTCCAGGGTCGGTTCCAACAACCAAGGTGGTATGGACAGTGCTTGCAAGGAAGGGCCAGTGCCCGGAGCCAGCAACCAGGACTCTGTGAACCACTCACAAACCTTGTCACAGCAGAGGCAGGTCCAGAGGGTGGAAGACAAACTCCCCTTCCCGCCTCCAGTGTCAGCCCTGGGTGTGTGCCCTCCCTGGAAGGCCTGGGCTCCAGGGCCAGCCTTTGGGCCCTTGTGGCCGGGGGCTATTGCTGCAACCTTCTGGAGGATCAATGAACTGCATTCTCTCCACCTGGCCTGGCTGCTGTCCCAGGCgtgcttcagtttccccttctggCAGAGGCCGCTGGGCCCCATTCAGTTCAAACTGCCAGGGCAGAGTCCTTTGCCCTTAAACCTGGAGTGGAAGCAGAAGGAGCTTGTTCCTTTGCCCAGTGTGGAAAGCCCAGATTGTAGACCAGATGGAGGACCGGGAGGAGAGGCAACCCTACAGAATTGCCCGAGGCCAGAGACCCCCAAAAAAGTTATGAGTTTATTGGTTGTCTCAGGGGGCTCGGGTATAAAGGACAAGGCTAGCCCAGGACTTCCACAGATAGGGCCACCTTTGACCTCTACGCACCAACTCCAAGCTGGAAGTGAGCCGGGTGATCAAGGAAGTGTGCAGTGGGATTGTAAGGGCCCAGAAGACGGGCCCTTTCCAGCACTGCCCAGAGGGCAAGGGGTGCCTACAGCTCAAGGGAGGCCTGCGGCTCAACCGGGGCTAACGGCTCAGTCAGTACCTGACGCTCAAACAGTGCCTGAAACTCTTGAAGTGCCCATGGTTTCAGCAGTGTCCCCAGCTCAAACTCCACCCGCAAACCAAGTGCCGTCTGCAGCCCCCCAAGTGCCTACAACCCAAATGATGCCAGCAGTCCACACAGAACCTGCTGCTCCCAAAGTGCCTTCGGCTCCAGCAAAGCCTGCCCCTCAAGTGGTGCCCACAGCTCAGAAGGCAACCGTGGGTCAACCGGCATCGGCAGCTCACGTGGTGCCTGCAACTCCGAAAACTCCCACAGCTCAGAAAATGCCTGCAGCTAAAACATCACCTGTGGGCCCCAAAACACCCAAAGCTCAAACTGGGCCTGCAGCTAAAACAGGGTCCACAGCTCCCAAAGCATCTGCAGCCTCCAAAGCCTCCAGAGCTCCAAAAATGCCTGCAGCTCAGAAGGCACCCACAGATCCAGGCCCAGCCTTGGATGCAGCCAAACTCCTGAGTGAGGTTCAGCCTCTGTCAAGGGGCAGTGCCTCCTTGAAGGGCCAGGGAGAGGCCAGGAGGCAGAGTCCCCAGTCCAGCAGTACCTTGGCTGCCAGTAGTAAGCACCAACCTCAGGTGGGCGGACTCCTGGGGGCTTGGGAGGGGGCCCCGAGGCAGCCCCCTCGACAACCACAGGCGAACAATACAGTGACCAGCTTCCAGAGGTACCACGAGGCCCTCAATACACCCTTTGAGCTGAACCTGTCGGGGGAACCTGGGAACCACGGGCTGCGGCGAGTGGTCATTGACGGCAGCAGTGTGGCCATGGTGTGAGTAGCCACGGGTCTGGGGGAGGCTGGGCAGGCTGGGGGGCTGTGGCAGGGAATCCCTGGGGGGACAGATTGTGGGCATCCCTTCTTGTCCTCTGTGTGTGGGTGACATGGGGTTCAAATGGGGAAAAGATGGGAGGGGAAGTGACTCATGTTGAGTGGCTACTGCACGGTAGGCAGTGTGCATGGAATCGTCACAGTAACCCTGCAAATGTAGGTTCCTGTTCTTCTTTGACAGGAGccgaaacaggctcagagaggtgacaaATCTTGCCCAAGTTCCCAGAGCCAGTAAGGGTTCTAAGTGGCCTTTGGGTTCAGATCCATTCACTGCCAAGACCCACTGTCTTTCCATTGCAGTCTGCCTTGCATAGCATGGCATCAGACAACCCCAGGCCTTTCCAATGTTTAGCCCGAACCTTAGTCCTAGTGCAGACCTCTTGCATGAAGCTTTTCCTGACCAACCCTTAGACATCGCCCTCCCTCTATAGCACTTGCTGCTGTGTATACATTAGCATAAATACATGCAAGACCACGGTAGACTAATGTCTGTGTTGAGTACACTCCCCGCACACAGTAGGTGGTCAGCGAATGTTTGTTTGCTTCCAGCTCTAACCTGAGCTCTTTGGGTGTAGAGGTCgccttcttcctcctcttgtcCAGGGGGCCGCACACGCGcgcgggcacacacacacacacacacacacacacacacacacagagtaaatgAGTTTACTAATAGGTGCTGGAAGGATGATGGTCTgatgatggaaggaagggagaagggcatTGCTGGTGCCTGTGATGCTGATGCTGGTGCCCTGGCACTGCCCACCGTGCTGCCCCGGCTGGCTCtaagggaggggtggagaggcagGGCCATTCCATGCATAGGCAGTTGCTCCTTCACTTCTCACCAACCCCACAGGCACGGCCTCCAGCACTTCTTCTCCTGCCGTGGCATTGCTATGGCGGTGCAGTATTTCTGGAATCGGGGACACCGAGAGGTCACTGTATTTGTACCCACCTGGCAGCTGAAGAAGAACCGGAGGGTGAGAGGTGAGCGGTGCActgccccccagcccctccagcATCACCAAGCTTTTCCTATCCCTGACTCTCTGTCCCCACTGTGGCCTTTTCCACTTAACCCTTCCTGTGACCATCTCTGTCTTCTGCCTTTCACCTCCAGAGAGTCACTTTCTGACGAAGCTACATTCCCTCAAGATGCTTTCAATCACCCCCTCCCAGCTTGAGAACGGCAAGAAGATCACCACCTATGATTACAGGTGTGCCAGTCCCCAGGCCTTCTCTCTGTGGGGCTCCGGAGTCTGGACTGGTGTGTCAGGTGGAGTCCTGGCTTGTCCGCTCTgggagatggaggcagaaatGTTTGAGGGGGTCGTGTGAAAGAGGATGACGCATAGCCCTCTGTACGCAGAGAGAAGGACACAGTGAGGAGACGGCTCCAAGGTCAGCTCTACTCGAGCCAATGGGCATTCCTGACTTTGGGACTTTGCAACTTCATTTCCCTAGTTAACAGACTTTCTTTCCCCGTGACATATGGCCCAAGACCCACTGCTTTGGATAGGACTAGGCCAGGTGACTCTTGGTGCTTCGGTGCTTCGAGTGAACTGCCTCCTAAACAGATGGTTTTGGGTGACAGTTTGGGTTGAAGTTCATGTCTCAAGGAGCTGCTTCAgtctttctcttccccatcccTGGTACTGGGAGGAGGTATGTGCGCATTTCTGGCTGGGTTCTGAAAATGGTTAGACTGGCCCCGTTTCCTAGCTAAAGCCCGAATGCCTCCCTACTTGTCAATCCTAAGCACCCAGTCCCCAACATGACTGCACAACCACTGTGCACACGGGGAGTCTGTGATGCTGCCTTTGTTGGGGCAGAGAAGGCCCTGCTGTAGTCTCCTGGGTTAGACACAGGTCTTGGCTCCACTTAGGCACCTACCATGCCGGGCAGGAAGAAGTTGTGTTCCTCCCCACTATTCCCCAAACCTGGCCCCCACTCATCCTTCAGGCCTGGgaaggggtgggcagggcagCTCAGGCATCTTTCCTTCAAGATCAAGCCCGCTGGGTGAGGTGTTTAAGTTCCTGTAGGTTCCTTCCTGTGTTGGAAGATGGTTTTTCTGCAGATGGCCCCCTCTGCTGGGCACTAGTGAAGTAGCATGCTTGGGGCCGCCTGAATGGCCGTCTTCAGGGAATGCTAAGTGGGTggcctttgctttctttcctggTCACAGTCCTCTTTCCAGTAGAAGTGATCCTCGGAAAATGGGTTTGTTTATTCAGGTGTGTGTTTTTATATGcgttttatatgtgtatacatgtatacatatagtatatgtatgtatgtgtgtctcaGTATGTACATGAATGATGTGCATTGGTGAAGAGTAATAACGgaaaatttgtgtgtgtgctgtgtagCAGGCACTGAATTTGCTGTCATTcagtttaatcctcacagcaatatAGGGTaggtgttttatgttttacagatgtggacaCTGAAGCAGTAAAAATTCATGTGTGGGTGTGGACAAgtgtgtgggtttgtgtgtgtgcgtgtgtatgtgaaCACCTATGTATAAAACAAGGGTCTGTGTTTGTATAGACCGTTGGGGGGTGTGCATCCCAGTTCAGCCTCCCAGGTACTAGTGGTGATCCCAGATGGCTGCATAGACGAGGGGATGGGCTCCTGAGCCCCGGCTTCCTGACTACCAAGGGCACTTTTTGTCCAACACGCCTCAATGTGAAACTACAAGTTCATTTTCCCAGATGACTGGGGAAAGGAGGGCCTGGTTATTGGGTCATTAGTGACTCCCCGTCTTCTTGCAGGTTCATGGTAAAGCTGGCAGAAGAGACGGATGGCATCATCGTCACCAATGAGCAGCTCCACATTCTGATGAATAATTCCAAGAAACTGATGGTCAAAGATCGGTGAGGCAGCTCAGAGGGGGTTAGGCTGTTCCTTCCCCTTGGATGTCAGGCAGCCTCTGGCAGGGGGGtgttggggcagggagaggggcctTGGGGCAGTGCCCACCAGCACCTGCTGGGTCTCCACCCCCGTGGAGATGCCCAGGCAGCAATGGGGTGTGGGTGAGTCAAAGGCTTCTCTGTGACTGTGCCTCTTCTCTCTCGGGTCCAGCCTGCTGCCCTTCACCTTTGCGGGGAATCTCTTCATGGTGCCTGACGACCCCCTGGGCCGTGATGGCCCCACTTTGGACGAGTTTCTGAGGAAGCCAAATAGGTAATgggcctctcctgcctccctgcccctcctgggACTGACCAGAAACTTCCCCTAAGTGCTAGCTAGCATTTGTCTAGTGCTTAATAGTGAGCAGAATGATTGAACTTTTTCACGTCTTTACACTTCTACCACTTATTTATACATCTATAAACCACTTACAGTGTGGTTTTGtcatttttcaacttttcacACGTGCTTTAATACTGTATATATCCTTCCACAATTGGTACtcaactttttattgtttttttccagatGTTAATTCATATGGCTCTCTTTAATGACCTGTGATATTCCATTACATGAGTACTCAACAGTTATCAGACCTCTTGTCGAGGGCCATTGATGATTTCAGGGTTATGCTATTGGAACAAGGCAGTGAACAGCCTCGTTCTTGTTTCATTGTGTACAAGGACAGCTGTTTCTAGAATATATGCCAAGGAgaatattttccacatttattatCCCCTTTGGTCTTCACACCTTGAGTTAGAAACACATGACCACTGtcttcattctacagatgaggaatcaGACACTCAAgtactttcccaaggtcacttTGCTGGTGTCTGCAGGACTGGTTTGCAGTAACTCAGATCCTTTGGCCTCTGCCCCGTCTGAGCCACCTTATTCCCCATCTCCCAGTTCCCCGAGCCCACCAGGGGACTGGGGTGTACCTTCTGGACAGGATACTGCTTCCTGGGCCAGGTCCCCCTAGTGCCATTTTCCTGGTTTGGAAAAGAAGTGATGTAGAGGAGTTTTGTCTGCTGTGTCCTCCCAAGTCCCTTGTCAggcctctttccctctcttgaGCTCTCCCTGCCTTGCTCATCCTGGGGTCAGGTTGGGAGCATTAGTCATCTAATTCTTATCAAATGTTGGCTTGAAACTGGTTGAAAATGTCCCTTGGTCGATGAGATTTTGATGGGACAAGCCTTCAAAGCACAGCAGAGTCTCTAATATCGAGGCCCTGCATGTAGAGGAAGCATGTGAGGGCACGGTCCTGACTGAGGCTCTGCCATGTCGGAGGCTGGCACTCGGCCCAGCCTCAGGGGTGCTGAGCAATGGGGTGGGGTTCAACAGTGTTTCCACAGGGGTGATTTTCCCCTTAGATGACCTTTCGTGTGGGctgtccccttccctcctccatcgGACCCCTCCACTCTGCTGTTCTGGTGCAGGTTGGACACTGACATTGGCAACTTCCTGAAGGTGTGGAAGACTCTTCCTCCCAGCTCAGCCAGCATCTCTGAACTGAATGATGCCACTGACCCAGGGCCCTTGGAGAGTCCTCAGAAAGTAGAAgtcagggaggagaaggaggagagacagGACGGAGAGCCAATGGAGAGGCTGGAcgaggagcagagggaggggcagggcataCAGATGCCAGCCGAGGAAGAGGACCTGGACTCCTCACTGGTGTCGGTGTTCAGGGCCGAGTGCCCTTCCCTTTCCGAGGAAATCCTCCGGTGCCTCAGCCTCCAGGACCCCCCGGACGGGGCCCTAGACATCGATCTCCTTCCAGCAGTGGCTTCTCCCTCCCTGGGCATCCCCTGGGATGGGAAGGCTCCCTGCCAGCAGATTCTTACCCACCTGGCCCAGATGATCATCCCCAGCAACTTCACTGCACTGTCCTTCTTTGTGGGGTTCATGGACTCCCACCAGGATGTCATCCCCGACTATGAAGCCCTTGTGGGCCCCTTGCATAGCCTCCTCAAGCAGAAGCCAGACTGGCAGTGGGACCAGGAGCACGAGAAGGCCTTCTTGTCCCTGAAGCGAGCCCTGGTATCTGCCCTCTGCCTGACAGCCCCCAACTCCCAGCTGCCCTTCCGTCTGGAGGTGACGGTGAGCCAAGTGGCCCTGACAGCCATTGTCTACCAGGAGCACTCAGGGAGGAAGCACCCCATTGCCTATACCTCGAAACCCCTCCTCCCCGATGAGGAGAGCGAGGGCCCCCAGTCGGGGGGAGACAGCCCCTATGCCGTAGCCTGGGCACTCAAGCATTTTTCCCGCTGCATTGGAGACACCCCAGTGGTCCTGGACCTTTCCTATGCTGCCCGGACCACTGTGGACCCTGAGGCACGAGAGGGCCGAAGGGTTTCCAAAGCATGGTTGATCCGGTGGTCCCTCTTGGTACAGGATAGAGGCAAGAGGGCCCTGGAATTGACACTTCTCCAGGGCCTGCTGGGGGAAAACCGACTGCTGACGCCTGCATCCTCCATGCCTCGTTTCTTCCAGGTTCTGCCTCCTTTTTCTGACCTGTCTACTTTTGTCTGCATTCACATGTCGGGCTACTGCTTTTACCGTGAGGATGAGTGGTGTGCTGGCTTTGGCCTCTATGTCCTGTCTCCCACCAGCCCCCctgtctccctttccttctcttgttcTCCTTACACACCAACTTATGCCCACCTGGCTGCCGTGGCATGCGGCCTGGAGCGCTTTGGCCAGTCCCACCTCCCGGTGGTTTTCCTCACGCACTGCAACTGGGTCTTCAGCCTCCTCTGGGAGCTCCTGCCCCTGTGGAAGGCTCGGGGCTTCCTGTCCTCTGATGGGGCCCCACTACCTCACCCGAGCCTGCTCTCCTACATCATATCCCTCACCTCCGGCCTCTCATCCCTTCCATTTATCTACCGAACCTCCTACCGTGGCTCCCTGTTTGCTGTGACAGTGGACACCCTGGCCAAGCAGGGTGCACAGGGGGGTGGGCAGTGGTGGAATTTGCCAACGGATGTGCCAGTCCCCGTAGTGTCTCCCCATACCATGGGCAAGAGGCCCGACCTGCTGGCATTACAGCTGAGCGACAGCACTCTGGCGGATATCATTGCCAAGCTGCAGGCCGGGCAGAAATTGTCCGGCTCCTCACCCTTCAGTTCTGCCTTTAACTCGCTCAGCCTGGACAAGGATAGCGGCCTGCTTCTGTTTAAGGGAGAGAAGAAGCCCAAGGTCTGGGTAGTCCCGAGACAACTCCGGAGGGATCTGATTTTCTCTGTGCATGACCTCCCTGTCGGGGCCCACCAGAGGCCTGAGGAAACCTACAAGAAATTGCGGTTGCTGGGGTGGTGGCCTGGGATGCAGGAGCATGTCAGAGATTACTGCAGGAGCTGCTTATTCTGCATCCCCCGAAATCTCCTAGGCAGTGAGTTGAAGGTTATCGAGTCCCTGTGGCCCCTCAGGTCGACCGCCCCCTGGTCGAACCTGCAGATCGAGGTGGTGGGTCCCGTCACCATAAGCGAGGAGGGCCACAAGCATGTGTTGATTGTGGCTGACCCCAATACCAGGTGGGTAGAGGCGTTCCCGCTGAAGCCCTACACGCACACGGCTGTGGCCCAGGTGCTACTTCAGCATGTGTTTGCAAGGTGGGGTGTTCCCGTGAGGCTGGAGGCCGCCCAGGGCCCCCAGTTTGCCCGGCATGTCTTGGTGAGCTGTGGGTTGGCCCTGGGAGCCCAGACGGCCTCCCTGAGTAGGGACCTCCAGTTTCCCtgcctgacaagctcaggggccTACTGGGAATTCAAGAGGGCCCTCAAGGAGTTCATCTTCCTGCATGGTAAGAGGTGGGCGGCTTCCCTGCCCTTGCTGCACCTGGCCTTCAGGGCCTCCTCCACCCAGGCCACGCCGTTCCAGATCCTGACAGGGGGTGAGGTGAGACTGACCGAGCCCCTGTGGTGGGAGATGAGCAGTGCAAATATCGAAGGGCTCAAGATGGATGTCTTCCTGCTGCAACTGATGCGGGAGCTGCTGGAGCTCCACTGGAGGGTGGCTGAGAAGGCCAGTGAAAAGGCGGAGAATAGGCGTTTCAAGCGGGAGAGCCAGGAGAAGGAGTGGAACGTGGGGGACCAGGTCCTCTTGCTGTCTCTCCCCAGGAACGGCAGCAGTGCCAAATGGGTGGGCCCCTTCTATATTGGGGACCGCCTAAGCCTGTCTCTCTACAGGGTCTGGGGCTTCCCAACTCCAGAGAAGCTTGGGTGCATCTACCCTAGCAGTCTGATGAAGTCCTTTGCCAAGAGTGGCACCCCCCTGTCCTTCAAGGTCTTGGAGCAGTGAGCTGGAGCAGTGGGGGAGCCCTGCCCCCAGGGTCCTGGGCCGCTGTGGCTAGGCTTCTCACAGCCCCTGGGGGCCTCTGTTGTGCCTTTCGTAGAGAAGTTACTTCATAAAGCTTTGCTGAATTGCCTTGAACTGGGGACCAGCATCCCTATGGAAATGTCCCCAATTTTGGGTATTGGGAGAATCTGCCAAAGGCTGTCAGCTATGGGCCTCTGGCAGTTTCACCTGGGGAGTGCGAAGTCCCCTTACTGAGGTAGGCCAGGCTCAATGTCTTTTCCCCCAGTATCCCCTTCACCCCGTCACACACGTGCAGGTGTATgcacacaaacacgcacacacacccccagAATCTGACTCCTGGCTACCTAACCATGAAACTGTGGCTCGGGACTTCAGAACCAGAACCACACTCCCTTTGCAAACAGAAACCTCTGATGTAGACTCCTCTCCCCCGACCTGTTCATTTGGGGACCCTTTGCCCTTGAAGTTGTCACAGCTGACACAAACACATGCAGGCTGTGGAGTGGCAGCCTGTTCCCAGTCTCATGTTCAGCTTTTTTAGACCAGGCTAGGCCTGCCTAGCTGTCAAGGAAGAGCTGGCAGCCCTCGGCCTTGAGGCTCAGAGCCGGGGTGGGAGGATGGCCAGCCACAAATGAGTGTCCCGCTTGTCAGCAAGGAAAAGCAAGGGGGAGACTGAGTCAGCCTACCTCATTTGACTCCAGCCAATGGAGACAACCCTGACCCCTGCTGCGATGGTACCAACCCCACAGGAATCAAGGATCTTGATGCCAAATGTGGCATCTCTACCTGAAGAGCTGCTTCAACTAGACCAAGGGGCCCGGGCCTCTATTTCAAGGGGGGAGGGTGTCTGAAATGGGCAGTCTGGCACATGGTGAGGTGTTGGCATGTCTCTCTacctccctaccccaccccaaagCCCACAGCCCTCTCCTGCCTCCAAGGCGCCCTGCATCCCCAGTTCCCACATAGTGTGTGACTGCTGTGG
The nucleotide sequence above comes from Rhinolophus ferrumequinum isolate MPI-CBG mRhiFer1 chromosome 6, mRhiFer1_v1.p, whole genome shotgun sequence. Encoded proteins:
- the NYNRIN gene encoding protein NYNRIN isoform X1; the encoded protein is MLLSGGDPPAQEWVMVQTKSKPRVQRQRLQVQRIFRVKLNAFQSRPDTPYFWLQLEGPRENLGKAKEYLKGLCSPELWKEVRYPPALHCAFLGAQGLFLDCLCWSTLAYLVPGPPGSLMVGGLTESFIMTQNWLEELVGRLRWGPAPLLTPRGIWEAEVTRAFGALVWIRGDQYAGDLLQLPPAVQELLLSLVRDAAGKEDIIEWLSRIGTSSARSDPEVMICPPHQRKEGPAMMSVGDSPGPLLEMRALQNGSTENSKRLTSLGAPPGQNAQQETANQLVRVGSNNQGGMDSACKEGPVPGASNQDSVNHSQTLSQQRQVQRVEDKLPFPPPVSALGVCPPWKAWAPGPAFGPLWPGAIAATFWRINELHSLHLAWLLSQACFSFPFWQRPLGPIQFKLPGQSPLPLNLEWKQKELVPLPSVESPDCRPDGGPGGEATLQNCPRPETPKKVMSLLVVSGGSGIKDKASPGLPQIGPPLTSTHQLQAGSEPGDQGSVQWDCKGPEDGPFPALPRGQGVPTAQGRPAAQPGLTAQSVPDAQTVPETLEVPMVSAVSPAQTPPANQVPSAAPQVPTTQMMPAVHTEPAAPKVPSAPAKPAPQVVPTAQKATVGQPASAAHVVPATPKTPTAQKMPAAKTSPVGPKTPKAQTGPAAKTGSTAPKASAASKASRAPKMPAAQKAPTDPGPALDAAKLLSEVQPLSRGSASLKGQGEARRQSPQSSSTLAASSKHQPQVGGLLGAWEGAPRQPPRQPQANNTVTSFQRYHEALNTPFELNLSGEPGNHGLRRVVIDGSSVAMVHGLQHFFSCRGIAMAVQYFWNRGHREVTVFVPTWQLKKNRRVRESHFLTKLHSLKMLSITPSQLENGKKITTYDYRFMVKLAEETDGIIVTNEQLHILMNNSKKLMVKDRLLPFTFAGNLFMVPDDPLGRDGPTLDEFLRKPNRLDTDIGNFLKVWKTLPPSSASISELNDATDPGPLESPQKVEVREEKEERQDGEPMERLDEEQREGQGIQMPAEEEDLDSSLVSVFRAECPSLSEEILRCLSLQDPPDGALDIDLLPAVASPSLGIPWDGKAPCQQILTHLAQMIIPSNFTALSFFVGFMDSHQDVIPDYEALVGPLHSLLKQKPDWQWDQEHEKAFLSLKRALVSALCLTAPNSQLPFRLEVTVSQVALTAIVYQEHSGRKHPIAYTSKPLLPDEESEGPQSGGDSPYAVAWALKHFSRCIGDTPVVLDLSYAARTTVDPEAREGRRVSKAWLIRWSLLVQDRGKRALELTLLQGLLGENRLLTPASSMPRFFQVLPPFSDLSTFVCIHMSGYCFYREDEWCAGFGLYVLSPTSPPVSLSFSCSPYTPTYAHLAAVACGLERFGQSHLPVVFLTHCNWVFSLLWELLPLWKARGFLSSDGAPLPHPSLLSYIISLTSGLSSLPFIYRTSYRGSLFAVTVDTLAKQGAQGGGQWWNLPTDVPVPVVSPHTMGKRPDLLALQLSDSTLADIIAKLQAGQKLSGSSPFSSAFNSLSLDKDSGLLLFKGEKKPKVWVVPRQLRRDLIFSVHDLPVGAHQRPEETYKKLRLLGWWPGMQEHVRDYCRSCLFCIPRNLLGSELKVIESLWPLRSTAPWSNLQIEVVGPVTISEEGHKHVLIVADPNTRWVEAFPLKPYTHTAVAQVLLQHVFARWGVPVRLEAAQGPQFARHVLVSCGLALGAQTASLSRDLQFPCLTSSGAYWEFKRALKEFIFLHGKRWAASLPLLHLAFRASSTQATPFQILTGGEVRLTEPLWWEMSSANIEGLKMDVFLLQLMRELLELHWRVAEKASEKAENRRFKRESQEKEWNVGDQVLLLSLPRNGSSAKWVGPFYIGDRLSLSLYRVWGFPTPEKLGCIYPSSLMKSFAKSGTPLSFKVLEQ